The nucleotide sequence CATCGTGGGGAGGGGAAATACAGACAGGACCCTCCCCGGTCTTTGGTGGACAGAGGCAAGAGATGGAACAATCTGTACACTCCAAAATCAGCTATACATTGAAGAAGATTACCTTGGAGAGCAGTTTTAAAAGGAGGGTGAAAACCAGAACCTCTGGAGAGCAGAGCCGGAGGACCAGCTACCAAGTATCAGGACAGTGGAAGGACAACGGAATAGATTTTGTCTGGGACAGTACTAATGGGATGTCACTGGAGATTAAGGCAGAGCAGGGGACACTTAGCCTTGGTAGGGATGGCATTGCCTTCTCCCTATTCCTTAAGAAGGGCCCTCTATATCTCACCATCAAGAAAAATATCAAGGAGCAGCTATCAATCACCTACTCATTCCGATTTACCATCGGCCCAGATAGTGGATTTCTTCTTGCAAGGTGATGTGGAACTTACTCTGTACTGTAGCTCTGATATACTCGATCAAGGCCCGTACATCTTCACTGGTGGCAGTTCCTTCACGATTGATGATGATATTGGCGTGAGTTAGGGATACACTAGCCCCGCCGATCGTATATCCCTTGAGATTGCAGGCGTCAATGAGGGCAGCAGCTTTTTTTCCATCTGGGTTCTTGAATATTGACCCGAGGCTTGGATAGTCATAAAGACCCTTATGCTTACGATGCTTTTTCACCGTGTCCTTGCGTTTCCTTACCTCACTGGTTTGTGTAGTAGGCTTTAACCGGAATCCTGCTTCATAGATGATCAAATCTTCCCTACCGGTAAAAGGGGAGTGGCGATAAGAGAACTCATCCTGATGTATTTGCATCCTGTGAAGTTTCCCATCCAAGGTCATATAGTCGACATAATAGAGCAGGTCCCCGATCTGTACACCGTTTGCCCCGCTG is from uncultured Sphaerochaeta sp. and encodes:
- the murB gene encoding UDP-N-acetylmuramate dehydrogenase; translation: MPTNVRNSIEKINLDHLLMENLELASHSSIQCGGNAQWAAYPTNFEELRILINYAKDNNLPLSILGGATNTLISDKGVEGLVILTGHLARRHVQGEMFCVRSGCPLDKAISQAIEDGLEGLERLGGIPGTVGGAIYGNSGANGVQIGDLLYYVDYMTLDGKLHRMQIHQDEFSYRHSPFTGREDLIIYEAGFRLKPTTQTSEVRKRKDTVKKHRKHKGLYDYPSLGSIFKNPDGKKAAALIDACNLKGYTIGGASVSLTHANIIINREGTATSEDVRALIEYIRATVQSKFHITLQEEIHYLGRW